The Maridesulfovibrio salexigens DSM 2638 region GATCATCCTTTCCACCAGCCTGTCGCGCAAGGCTAAGGCAAGGGCCTTGCCTGCATCCCATTCACTGGCATCCTTAACTTCTTTACTCAAAGAATATATTACATGATTCCTGATATCCTCGGTAAGACTAACGCGATCATTCTTCTTCCGGACCTTGAAATTGCTTCTTTTCATGACTCCTCCTAACGGCTACGGGGATTAGTTTTAAAGTAACAGCTTGGAAGGTCTAAATCCACTTTAAATATAAGCATTCAGGAAAAGCTTAGTATTTCTTTGGACAATTATGGCGCGCTTTCACACAAGATGCTATAAGCACAGTAATCAAAACTAAATTTCTAATACCGATTTCTGAACGTATTCCAGTGCAGGAGAGGGCAAAATGAAATCTTCAAACAGCAAAGAAGAATTAGAAAGACTACTCAAAGAAGCAGAAAAGGTTATTCAGCAAATTATTGACAGCGGAGTTGCCGAAGAGACCATTGTTGACCAGATTAAAAGATTCCGGGCTGGCTTTCCAAGTACCCCGCTATTAAGGCCCTGCACTCCCGGTGACGGCATAAAAATCATTGATGATTCCGAACGCCCTCACCTGTCGGCCCACTTCAAAAAAGCAGCTCAAGAAGGCCGGGTAACTAAATTTGTTCCGGCTTCAGGAGCAGCTACACGTATGTTTAAATCCCTTCTGGCTGTCTACAACTCTGCTGAAATAGAAAACCTTGAAGGCAATAACGACAACCTCATCTTCTGCCGCACTTTTATTGAAAATCTGCAAAAATTCGCTTTTTATGATGAGTTAAAAAAAATCATGGAAGACAATGGAATTGATCTTAGAAATTCCTGCCGAAACATGGATTTCAAAACCATCCTGCATTATGTGCTCAGCCCGGAGGGACTTAACTTCGGCAACCTGCCTAAGGGCCTGATTCCATTTCACAGCTACCCTGAACATTCGCGCACTCCTTTTGCAGAGCATATTGTTGAGTCCATGGAATATGCCAAAGATGGAAAAAACAAAGTGCGAGCCCATTTCACGGTATCGCCAGAACACAGAAAAAGAATTATGGAACACGTCTCACAAACCGTAGAGAGGTACCCGGAGACAGAATTTCATATTTCATACTCAGAACAACGCAAACAGACCAACACCATTGCCGTTGATCTCAGTGGCGAAGGATTCCGCACAAGTGACGACAGGCTGTTATTTAGACCAGCAGGCCATGGGGCCCTGCTGGTGAATCTTAATGAACTTGGCGGCGACATTGTATTCCTGAAAAATATCGACAACGTAGCTCCGGATCACCTGAAAAAAGACACACTTGAATATAAGCAGATTCTCGGCGGATTGTTGATACAATTACAAGAAGAGATATTTGCACACATTCGCAAGATCAAACAGAGAACAGATAAACTGGATCAAACAGAAAAATTCATAACCGACCGTCTTTCCATCTCACTGCCTGACGATTACAGCAAAATGAGAGAAGGCGAGAAATCAACATGGCTGCTTTCAAAGCTGAATCGCCCGATCAGGGTTTGTGGAATGGTTGAAAATACAGGGGAGCCCGGGGGTGGACCTTTTTGGGTAATCGGTCCGGACGGCATTCCGACTCCTCAGATAGTAGAAAAAAATCAGGTAGACCTGAGCAAACCGGATCAGGCTGACTGTATGTCTAAAGCCACACACTTCAATCCGGTAGATATCATCTGCGGGCTACGCGATTATGAAGGCAAACCATTTAATCTACTTGAAAGGATAGACAGGGATACCGGCTTCATTTCAGTAAAATCAAAAGACGGTAAGGAGTTAAAAGCAATGGAACTGCCCGGACTCTGGAACGGGGCCATGGCTGACTGGATCACCATCTTTGTAGAGGTTCCCTTAAGCACCTTTTCTCCGGTGAAAACAGTTAACGACCTGCTGAAGCCGGAACATCAACCGGCAAGTTGACCGTTTTCCAACCGATAAATTGTATCAGAGACTTCTTCCAGCCAAAGGTGATCATGGCTGACAATAACTAGGGTGGTTCCTTGCTCTTCACGGACAGAAACCGAAGCATCATGGATGAGCTGCGTGGATTCAAAATCAAGGCTGGCAGTGGGCTCATCAAGGAGCAGTACCCGTGGATTCAAAACAAGACGTGCAGCAAGAGCAACTCTCTGCGCCTCCCCGCCGGAAAGCTCAAACCAGTTGCGATGCAAAAATTTATCCGGGTCTAAACCGACCTGAATCAGGGAATCACAAACTCTGTCGTGAACATTATTTTCACCACGAAGTTCAAGGCCGTACGCAACATTTGCTTCAACCGAACGCTTAAGGAGGTACGGCTCCTGAGTAAGCATGGTAACTTCTCGGCGCAGGCTCAAGTCCGGTTCCCGGACCTCATTGCCGTCATAAAAAATTTTACCTGAATCCGGGCTTTCCAGAAAAGAGAGCATACGCATCAGGGTGCTTTTGCCGCTACCATTATGACCGGCTAAGCCGACAATCGCCCCTTCACCAACCGAAAATTCATCAAGGGACAGAACCTGCCGACCATTATAACGCTGGCAGATATTTTCAAGCCTGAACAAATCCGTCATTACTGGCCCGCCCTTTTTCTGACACCGGACATGGAATAGTTAACCGCAAAAGCAATAATCATGAGCACCAGACCAAGAGCTATACCCATAGCAAACTCCCCCTTGCCTGTTTCAAGGGCAATGGCAGTGGTAATGGTCCGGGTATGCCACTTGATATTTCCGCCGACCATCATGGAAATGCCGATCTCGGAAACAATACGTCCGTAAGCGGCTGCAGCGGCAAGGATGAGGCTGTAACGGGCCTCCCAAAGGATGGTCCGCAAAATCTGTCCATGTGAAGCACCAAGGGTAAGCAAAGTCTGCTTTAGACGCAGGTCGAGGTTTTCCACCGCCGTGGCCATCATAGCAATGACAATAGGTAATCCGAGCATCGTCTGCCCCACAGCAATACCCGGGATGGTGAATAGAAGCTCTATTTCTCCCATAGGCCCTCTGCGGGAAAGCATCGCGTAAACGAGCAATCCTATGACAACAGTAGGGAAGGAAAGCATGGTATCGGCAATAAGACGCAAGCATCTCTTGCCGGGAAATTCATGGTAGCCGAGCATAAAGCCTAACGGAGCACCAATGATCAGAGTTGCACTGATGGAAATGGTAGTCACGCAGACAGTGGTGTAAATGGCGGAATATGTTTCCGGGTCAGCGGAAAAGAGCAGTACAAATGCCTGCCAGAAGCCGTTAAAAATAAAGTCCATGTACTATTAATCCCTCCCTTTCACATAAATTCTATTAATACCAAACGGCCTTACAGAGAACAAGAAC contains the following coding sequences:
- a CDS encoding DUF4301 family protein, coding for MKSSNSKEELERLLKEAEKVIQQIIDSGVAEETIVDQIKRFRAGFPSTPLLRPCTPGDGIKIIDDSERPHLSAHFKKAAQEGRVTKFVPASGAATRMFKSLLAVYNSAEIENLEGNNDNLIFCRTFIENLQKFAFYDELKKIMEDNGIDLRNSCRNMDFKTILHYVLSPEGLNFGNLPKGLIPFHSYPEHSRTPFAEHIVESMEYAKDGKNKVRAHFTVSPEHRKRIMEHVSQTVERYPETEFHISYSEQRKQTNTIAVDLSGEGFRTSDDRLLFRPAGHGALLVNLNELGGDIVFLKNIDNVAPDHLKKDTLEYKQILGGLLIQLQEEIFAHIRKIKQRTDKLDQTEKFITDRLSISLPDDYSKMREGEKSTWLLSKLNRPIRVCGMVENTGEPGGGPFWVIGPDGIPTPQIVEKNQVDLSKPDQADCMSKATHFNPVDIICGLRDYEGKPFNLLERIDRDTGFISVKSKDGKELKAMELPGLWNGAMADWITIFVEVPLSTFSPVKTVNDLLKPEHQPAS
- a CDS encoding ABC transporter ATP-binding protein, coding for MTDLFRLENICQRYNGRQVLSLDEFSVGEGAIVGLAGHNGSGKSTLMRMLSFLESPDSGKIFYDGNEVREPDLSLRREVTMLTQEPYLLKRSVEANVAYGLELRGENNVHDRVCDSLIQVGLDPDKFLHRNWFELSGGEAQRVALAARLVLNPRVLLLDEPTASLDFESTQLIHDASVSVREEQGTTLVIVSHDHLWLEEVSDTIYRLENGQLAG
- a CDS encoding ABC transporter permease, producing MDFIFNGFWQAFVLLFSADPETYSAIYTTVCVTTISISATLIIGAPLGFMLGYHEFPGKRCLRLIADTMLSFPTVVIGLLVYAMLSRRGPMGEIELLFTIPGIAVGQTMLGLPIVIAMMATAVENLDLRLKQTLLTLGASHGQILRTILWEARYSLILAAAAAYGRIVSEIGISMMVGGNIKWHTRTITTAIALETGKGEFAMGIALGLVLMIIAFAVNYSMSGVRKRAGQ